A DNA window from Pseudomonas sp. GD03919 contains the following coding sequences:
- a CDS encoding TIGR03759 family integrating conjugative element protein: MNCSLPTVTACLTALVAAASLAGDTNTAQSQVRSSEPTPLEHRQSGRASDWGLTEQEWSRFEEIQTGPRGFWSPHLDPLTTLGVEARNEQERRRYAELQVKLEAQRAERELAYQRAYDAAWARLFPGLLPVQGLGGSPSSPTSRRLALFVEVQCPACTAEAQRLQQQDTEFDLYLVGSQGEDARIRTWARQAGIDPARVQRRQITLNHDRGQWLGLGAHGPLPALFQQVHGQWQRLEQ; the protein is encoded by the coding sequence ATGAACTGCTCGCTGCCGACCGTCACCGCCTGCCTCACCGCGCTGGTCGCCGCCGCCTCGCTGGCTGGCGACACCAACACCGCCCAGTCGCAGGTGCGCAGCAGCGAGCCCACGCCACTGGAACACCGCCAGTCGGGGCGCGCCTCGGACTGGGGGCTGACGGAACAGGAATGGTCACGCTTCGAGGAGATCCAGACGGGTCCGCGTGGCTTCTGGAGCCCGCACCTCGACCCGCTCACCACCTTGGGGGTCGAAGCGCGCAACGAGCAGGAACGCCGGCGCTACGCGGAGCTACAGGTCAAGCTGGAAGCCCAGCGCGCCGAGCGCGAGCTGGCCTATCAGCGAGCCTATGACGCGGCCTGGGCCAGGCTGTTTCCCGGCCTGCTGCCCGTCCAGGGGCTGGGAGGCTCACCCAGTTCGCCAACCTCGCGGCGGCTTGCCCTGTTCGTGGAAGTGCAATGCCCCGCGTGCACCGCCGAAGCCCAACGCCTGCAACAGCAGGATACCGAGTTCGACCTCTACCTGGTCGGCAGCCAAGGCGAGGACGCACGTATCCGGACCTGGGCTCGGCAGGCGGGTATCGACCCGGCCCGGGTACAACGGCGCCAGATCACCCTGAACCATGATCGCGGTCAGTGGCTGGGCCTCGGCGCACATGGCCCGCTCCCTGCCCTCTTCCAGCAGGTACATGGACAATGGCAGCGCCTGGAGCAGTAG
- a CDS encoding chemotaxis protein: MKASTFQAFILGLLCLVVAGVAGTLYNQHQRIVELQTTTAKPEQHLESLQQDSSRLLDAQEALRQELDALRLAVDNSAQANTLDSQQDQWTQEIQALRNELAARATGTELAALQARIEQAEQQLQALQAKPRRATARPPAKPRKPLRPPVPAPLPPPFTVLGTESRGGERFLLAAPLGSRSLAEVRLLHHGERIGTWHLKTLGASTAIFAVPEQPDQTIPLP; the protein is encoded by the coding sequence ATGAAAGCCTCGACCTTCCAAGCTTTCATCCTCGGCTTGTTGTGCCTGGTGGTCGCCGGTGTGGCCGGCACGCTATACAACCAGCACCAGCGTATCGTCGAGCTGCAGACCACCACCGCCAAACCCGAGCAGCACCTGGAATCCCTGCAGCAGGACTCAAGCCGCCTGCTGGATGCACAGGAGGCGCTGAGACAGGAGTTGGATGCACTGAGGCTCGCCGTCGATAACAGCGCCCAGGCCAACACCCTCGATTCTCAGCAGGATCAATGGACCCAGGAAATACAGGCGCTGCGTAATGAACTGGCGGCACGCGCCACCGGGACGGAGCTGGCCGCCCTGCAGGCACGCATCGAGCAGGCCGAGCAGCAGCTCCAGGCCCTCCAGGCCAAACCCCGCCGCGCCACAGCGCGACCACCCGCCAAGCCCAGAAAGCCCCTACGACCACCCGTCCCAGCACCGCTGCCCCCGCCCTTCACCGTGCTGGGCACCGAGTCCCGTGGCGGCGAGCGCTTTTTGCTGGCGGCGCCGCTTGGCAGCCGCTCTCTGGCGGAGGTCCGCCTGCTGCATCACGGCGAGCGGATCGGCACCTGGCACTTGAAAACACTGGGCGCCAGCACCGCCATCTTCGCCGTGCCCGAGCAGCCGGACCAGACCATCCCGCTGCCTTGA
- a CDS encoding PilL N-terminal domain-containing protein, whose protein sequence is MALLGACATQQSSSPGPHGHETRTEQPAETPPLPAQNVRYGRYTLVNAEPTAEQLDLLAQIIEVSIPPGLNPTVQDAMRHVLQRSGYALCPVSSAVKVLFTRPLPATHYRLGPLTLRNALEVLAGPAWQLLADDIGRTVCFRQRGLGSGAMEARS, encoded by the coding sequence ATGGCGCTGCTGGGAGCATGTGCCACACAACAGTCCTCGTCCCCCGGACCACACGGCCACGAAACGAGGACAGAGCAACCAGCGGAAACACCACCTCTTCCGGCGCAAAACGTTCGTTACGGGCGCTATACCCTGGTCAACGCCGAACCCACGGCGGAACAACTGGACCTGCTCGCCCAGATCATCGAGGTGAGCATCCCACCCGGGCTGAACCCAACGGTGCAGGACGCCATGCGTCATGTGCTACAGCGCTCGGGCTATGCGCTGTGTCCCGTCAGTTCGGCGGTAAAGGTGTTGTTCACCCGACCGCTGCCGGCGACCCATTACCGGCTCGGCCCGCTCACGCTGCGCAACGCGCTGGAGGTACTGGCCGGCCCAGCCTGGCAGTTGCTGGCCGATGATATCGGTCGCACGGTCTGCTTCAGGCAGCGGGGCCTGGGCAGCGGTGCCATGGAGGCCCGCTCATGA
- a CDS encoding ABC transporter substrate-binding protein, whose protein sequence is MKPAHQTALTAASKNPFTRCYQNLRIERSLLITYANDCPPCCRPVHESQAQLQDHELQLFPCIFNDDFALISEGHSIPDDLDDCCPCNGLVRQVVYAVFNEREHIADLHSLEQAQALIRHLSFETGRYSQAWEISTLHLPEEAVRYLVNWIGRSPSRQTGLLFEPFALPDCYGFGCKLICTPWTNRHLLQVVGHSYGELRQQQLAAGVPETLVDILYLAALADTRFLIFDPSASTLEGLPVYKE, encoded by the coding sequence ATGAAACCGGCACACCAGACCGCCCTCACGGCGGCCAGCAAAAATCCGTTCACCCGCTGCTACCAGAACCTGCGCATCGAACGGTCGCTGCTGATCACCTATGCAAACGACTGTCCACCCTGCTGCCGTCCAGTGCATGAGTCGCAAGCCCAGTTGCAGGATCATGAGCTGCAACTGTTCCCCTGTATCTTCAACGACGACTTCGCCCTGATCAGCGAAGGCCATTCCATCCCCGACGACCTGGACGACTGCTGCCCGTGTAACGGACTGGTTCGCCAGGTGGTCTATGCCGTGTTCAACGAGCGTGAACACATCGCCGACCTGCACTCCCTGGAACAGGCACAGGCGCTGATCCGCCACTTGAGCTTCGAGACCGGGCGCTACAGCCAGGCATGGGAGATCAGCACGCTACATCTTCCCGAAGAGGCCGTCCGCTATCTGGTGAACTGGATAGGCAGATCGCCGTCCAGACAGACAGGTCTGCTGTTCGAGCCCTTCGCGCTCCCGGACTGCTATGGCTTCGGCTGCAAATTGATCTGCACACCCTGGACGAATCGGCACCTTCTCCAGGTTGTAGGCCACTCCTACGGTGAACTCAGGCAGCAACAACTCGCCGCCGGCGTGCCGGAAACCCTCGTGGATATCCTGTATCTGGCCGCCCTGGCCGATACCAGGTTCCTGATCTTCGATCCCAGCGCCAGCACGCTGGAGGGACTGCCCGTCTACAAAGAGTGA
- the radC gene encoding RadC family protein yields MNSPLTLIGTTNASEHARLDQEDQVIEEALLILERRVFSRGPELTSPGVVAEYLKVLLAQEEHEVFGVVFLDTKHRVLAFEVLFHGSIDGASVYPRQVVKRALAHNAGAVILCHNHPSGCTVPSQADRTLTLRLKEALALVEVRVLDHFIVGAGRPTSLAENGWL; encoded by the coding sequence ATGAACTCACCACTCACGCTGATTGGCACCACGAACGCCAGCGAACACGCCCGTCTCGACCAGGAAGATCAGGTGATCGAAGAAGCCCTGCTCATCCTCGAACGACGGGTCTTCAGCCGCGGCCCCGAACTGACCTCACCCGGCGTAGTCGCCGAGTACCTGAAAGTACTGCTCGCCCAGGAGGAGCATGAGGTCTTCGGGGTGGTTTTCCTCGATACCAAACACCGGGTGCTGGCGTTCGAGGTGCTGTTTCACGGCAGCATTGACGGCGCCAGTGTCTACCCCAGACAGGTGGTCAAGCGTGCCCTGGCCCATAACGCCGGGGCGGTGATCCTGTGCCACAACCATCCCTCAGGCTGCACGGTTCCCAGTCAAGCCGATCGCACCTTGACTCTACGACTGAAGGAAGCATTGGCTCTGGTAGAGGTGCGTGTTCTTGACCACTTCATCGTCGGCGCAGGCCGACCCACGTCCCTCGCCGAAAACGGCTGGCTCTGA
- a CDS encoding STY4534 family ICE replication protein — protein MAHANQTQEALTYFNLHTSGIGYLNRVREVPVHRGPPFMACDIAALHGASDAVEYTRFDCKVAGGEAERLIRQYWDAVQADKKVLLSFRIGDLWVDPFLYEKGDRQGQPGASLKGRLLFIEWIKVDGQLLYKAPARQQATAPVEQAPSNEPAEESADTGTDKAETTTDAPTAPDAQPSAPTVNRDTERTVQPA, from the coding sequence ATGGCCCACGCCAACCAAACCCAAGAAGCGCTCACCTACTTCAATCTGCACACCAGCGGCATCGGCTACCTCAATCGCGTTCGTGAAGTGCCGGTGCATCGCGGCCCGCCATTCATGGCCTGTGATATCGCCGCCCTGCACGGCGCCAGCGATGCGGTGGAATACACCCGTTTCGACTGCAAGGTCGCCGGTGGTGAAGCCGAACGGCTGATCCGCCAGTACTGGGATGCGGTCCAGGCCGATAAAAAGGTCCTGCTGTCCTTCCGTATCGGCGACCTGTGGGTCGATCCATTCCTCTACGAGAAAGGCGACAGACAAGGCCAGCCAGGTGCAAGCCTGAAAGGCCGTCTGCTCTTCATCGAGTGGATCAAGGTCGACGGCCAGCTGCTGTACAAGGCGCCCGCCAGGCAGCAGGCAACAGCCCCTGTCGAGCAGGCACCGAGTAACGAGCCCGCTGAGGAATCGGCCGACACCGGGACCGATAAAGCGGAAACCACGACGGATGCACCGACCGCACCGGACGCACAACCGTCTGCCCCCACGGTTAACCGTGACACCGAGCGTACCGTTCAGCCCGCCTGA
- a CDS encoding type IV toxin-antitoxin system AbiEi family antitoxin domain-containing protein, with protein MATTSRNKLNTLYTRLLPGAPLTSEDLAALGISADLAVHYVRAGWLTRLARGVYCRPNEPLALHPSLVLLQRRFEGLHVGGKSALDWYGVRHYLLQRPVLQLYGWATARLPDWFCERFPAEYHRKRLFDERPEALLHVGPFEKRSGAPQVSAPERALLEMLSEVGIRQSLQEARELVESAYSLRADVLRELLQHCTSVKTVRLCLQLGRELSLPWAAKLDPSSLPTGSGRPWVSKSTDGLLVLKP; from the coding sequence ATGGCTACGACCAGTAGAAATAAACTAAACACCCTCTATACTCGTCTGTTGCCGGGGGCGCCGCTGACCTCGGAGGATCTGGCGGCGCTGGGCATTTCCGCCGACCTGGCCGTCCACTATGTGCGGGCGGGCTGGCTGACGCGCCTGGCGCGCGGGGTGTATTGCCGGCCCAACGAACCCTTGGCGCTGCATCCCAGCCTCGTCCTGTTGCAGCGCAGGTTCGAGGGCCTGCATGTGGGTGGTAAGTCGGCGCTCGATTGGTACGGTGTGCGCCACTACCTGCTGCAGCGACCGGTTCTGCAGTTGTACGGCTGGGCAACTGCCCGCCTGCCGGATTGGTTCTGCGAACGCTTTCCGGCCGAGTACCACCGCAAGCGTCTGTTCGACGAGCGCCCCGAGGCCCTGCTGCACGTCGGCCCCTTCGAGAAGCGCAGTGGCGCGCCGCAGGTATCGGCGCCGGAGCGCGCGTTGCTGGAGATGCTCAGCGAGGTCGGTATACGCCAGTCGTTGCAGGAGGCGCGCGAACTCGTCGAGAGCGCCTACAGTCTGCGCGCCGACGTACTGCGCGAGCTGCTGCAGCACTGTACCAGCGTCAAGACCGTGCGGCTGTGCCTCCAGCTCGGCCGCGAACTGTCCCTGCCATGGGCGGCTAAGCTCGATCCATCCTCGCTGCCGACCGGCAGTGGCCGCCCATGGGTATCGAAGTCGACCGATGGCCTGCTGGTGCTCAAACCATGA
- a CDS encoding nucleotidyl transferase AbiEii/AbiGii toxin family protein, translating into MNQLYLDIARLLTQVAPLVFVDDTFALKGGTAINLFVRDMPRLSVDLDLAFPDHSFPREQALARINEAIRQAAERLNRRGFQTHAPAAAAGETKLLVRRDGIEVKIEVNFVLRGTVQPVRMASLTPSARDVLLADLDIPVVSLEDMYGGKLIAALDRQHPRDLFDVMQLFAHEGITPGIRRAFVVYLASHNRPVHEVLFPSLRDIRQDYVHNFQGMTVEPVSLEALLATRERMVLELQQGLDADERRFLLSLVAAAPEWSALGIAHLEQLPGIRWKLHNLVQLQKVNAKKFAEQADALADRLTSVSDATVPPVRGVD; encoded by the coding sequence ATGAACCAACTCTACCTCGATATCGCGCGCCTGCTGACCCAGGTCGCACCGCTGGTGTTCGTGGACGACACCTTCGCTTTGAAGGGGGGCACGGCGATCAATCTTTTCGTGCGCGACATGCCGCGCCTGTCGGTTGATCTCGACCTGGCCTTTCCCGATCACAGCTTTCCGCGTGAGCAGGCGCTGGCGCGTATCAACGAAGCCATCCGGCAAGCCGCCGAACGCCTGAACCGACGGGGGTTCCAGACCCATGCACCTGCCGCCGCCGCGGGCGAAACCAAACTGCTGGTGCGTCGCGACGGCATCGAGGTGAAGATCGAGGTCAACTTCGTGCTGCGTGGCACCGTGCAGCCCGTGCGCATGGCCTCGCTCACCCCCAGCGCACGCGACGTGCTGTTGGCCGATTTGGACATCCCGGTGGTATCGCTGGAGGACATGTACGGCGGCAAGCTGATCGCCGCGCTGGATCGCCAGCACCCGCGCGATCTGTTCGACGTGATGCAGCTCTTCGCGCATGAAGGCATCACGCCCGGTATACGCCGTGCCTTCGTGGTCTACCTGGCCAGCCATAATCGCCCGGTACACGAAGTGCTGTTCCCGTCGCTGCGTGACATCCGGCAGGACTACGTGCACAACTTCCAGGGCATGACCGTCGAGCCAGTATCGCTGGAGGCGCTGCTCGCCACGCGTGAGCGCATGGTCCTTGAGCTGCAGCAGGGGCTCGACGCCGATGAACGGCGTTTCCTGTTGTCCCTGGTCGCCGCTGCTCCCGAATGGTCGGCGCTGGGCATCGCCCATCTCGAACAGTTGCCGGGCATACGCTGGAAACTGCACAACCTGGTGCAATTGCAGAAGGTCAACGCGAAGAAGTTCGCCGAGCAGGCAGACGCGCTGGCAGATCGGCTGACTAGCGTATCCGATGCTACCGTGCCGCCGGTCAGGGGAGTGGATTGA
- a CDS encoding single-stranded DNA-binding protein, producing the protein MSTFFLGEGNIGSAPEFQEFNSGSEEPRRLLRLNVYFDNPIPRDGGYEDRGGYWAPVELWHREAEHWSTLYQKGMRILVEGRTARDEWEDSEDNMRVTFKIEARRIGVLPHRVQSIAMKEKPSESSDSEQRPSTAKGGKKSSRRQPQQTSMDVDG; encoded by the coding sequence ATGAGCACCTTCTTCCTCGGCGAAGGCAATATCGGCAGTGCGCCAGAATTCCAGGAGTTCAACTCGGGCAGCGAAGAGCCCAGACGCCTGCTGCGCCTCAACGTCTACTTCGACAACCCCATCCCCCGCGACGGCGGCTACGAAGACCGTGGCGGCTACTGGGCGCCGGTCGAACTCTGGCACCGCGAGGCAGAGCACTGGAGCACCCTGTACCAGAAGGGCATGCGCATCCTGGTCGAGGGCCGCACTGCGCGCGACGAGTGGGAGGACAGCGAGGACAATATGCGGGTGACCTTCAAGATCGAGGCACGCCGGATCGGGGTGCTGCCGCATCGCGTGCAGAGCATCGCCATGAAGGAAAAGCCCAGCGAGTCCAGTGACTCCGAGCAACGGCCGTCCACAGCGAAGGGCGGCAAGAAGTCCAGCCGGCGCCAACCTCAGCAGACCTCAATGGATGTCGATGGATAA
- a CDS encoding DUF3158 family protein, giving the protein MRPHPPLPAYAPLATDAYRTLEYAASLKAFLRAFKGNGELEHLAQLAKVVEAQIRQLMAGVTRQAARPPYSLLDLRLVQQNTSAGSTFLRWRTRDFSRMGVAVWALQMSRSNLSPALREGLYRIECDRIVLNLQMSVTHSLYRQATACAAKMASAEQVLRQLTHPVEDHP; this is encoded by the coding sequence ATGAGACCGCACCCGCCGCTGCCCGCCTACGCACCCTTGGCAACGGATGCCTATCGGACGCTCGAATACGCCGCCTCGCTAAAAGCCTTTTTAAGGGCTTTTAAGGGTAATGGGGAACTGGAGCACCTGGCGCAGTTGGCGAAGGTCGTCGAGGCACAGATACGGCAGCTGATGGCTGGCGTCACCCGGCAGGCCGCACGACCGCCCTACTCGCTGCTGGACCTGCGCCTGGTGCAGCAGAACACCAGCGCCGGCAGCACCTTCCTGCGCTGGCGCACGCGCGATTTCTCACGGATGGGCGTGGCGGTCTGGGCGCTTCAGATGAGCCGCTCGAACCTGTCGCCAGCCCTTCGCGAGGGCCTGTACCGCATCGAATGCGACCGCATCGTTCTGAACCTGCAGATGAGCGTCACGCATTCGCTGTACCGCCAAGCCACGGCCTGCGCGGCCAAGATGGCCAGCGCCGAACAGGTGCTGCGCCAGCTCACCCACCCAGTGGAGGATCACCCATGA
- a CDS encoding PFL_4669 family integrating conjugative element protein has product MADHYQLNLGSLRSSISLTLHTHHAARIWQGRAAREGVRSIMGMAGYISVTNLIKQASAQDDPYADWAMLQLEEKLMQAKAGMLALAQQLDRVKQDLPAQIDIGDNLNIHPVTLPLYIGSQLGFLAVYLLTDYDTLVRQTLLAHHTALIGRVDMETWIDNGAHLLRSLFGMAQRYRLAGVTRDDMAAKNARAHEAIERFGLPPQDVLEGTRRSQFAPPIIHRAPGPEESPGELDEQASAPAAADTDREEAP; this is encoded by the coding sequence GTGGCCGACCACTACCAGCTCAACCTGGGTTCACTGCGCAGCAGCATCAGCCTGACCCTGCACACGCACCATGCCGCCCGCATCTGGCAAGGCCGGGCGGCGCGCGAAGGGGTTCGCTCGATCATGGGCATGGCCGGCTACATCAGCGTGACCAACCTGATCAAGCAAGCCTCGGCACAGGACGATCCCTACGCCGACTGGGCCATGCTGCAACTGGAAGAAAAGCTGATGCAGGCCAAGGCCGGAATGCTTGCGCTGGCCCAACAACTGGATAGGGTCAAGCAGGATCTGCCGGCACAGATCGATATCGGCGACAACCTCAATATCCACCCGGTCACCCTGCCGCTCTACATCGGCAGCCAGCTGGGTTTCCTCGCCGTCTACCTGCTCACCGACTACGACACCCTGGTACGCCAAACGCTGCTGGCCCACCACACCGCCCTGATTGGCCGCGTGGACATGGAAACCTGGATCGACAACGGCGCCCACCTGCTGCGCAGCCTGTTCGGCATGGCCCAGCGCTACCGGCTGGCCGGCGTCACCCGCGACGACATGGCGGCGAAGAATGCCCGGGCCCATGAAGCCATCGAGCGCTTCGGCCTGCCACCACAGGACGTGCTCGAAGGCACGCGCCGCTCCCAGTTCGCACCGCCGATCATTCACCGCGCGCCTGGGCCAGAGGAAAGCCCCGGAGAGCTGGACGAACAAGCGAGTGCGCCAGCCGCAGCCGATACCGATCGGGAGGAGGCGCCATGA
- a CDS encoding STY4528 family pathogenicity island replication protein has protein sequence MNTAAPSRWQRVLQQCARHVEGRWPSRPAAEKPSTYGLQAGFLFSGQSHETVPRRLLLDNRLTPLERNAWQVFRLLLDGQGLVTPRYEDLQPYLSTVPYGATASRETVARVLTMLRLTRWLSLVARGRDQVSGRMQGSLYVLHDEPLTPAEAMELDQEYLELVGRCLSHASKVVRIVAQHVLEEIRQDADIDQGQLPTRLDTWVERWARQGLDQPEGPLHESERGSDHLVRNRTEPGSDAEPGLQPRIDHGVRHPNAACTVLEASSCTVPRASPAVDNAPLHWPDALQLSPNERHAATIALSKLKPADRQAVLNEIGARYAAGGIRKPAAYLMGLIQRALRGEFHPWAGQVTLQPPVTPAASLPPRPPRTQGEPISPLAQACLDELRQLRGNHPGRQ, from the coding sequence ATGAACACGGCGGCGCCCTCCCGCTGGCAACGTGTCCTGCAACAGTGCGCCCGCCATGTGGAAGGTCGCTGGCCATCCCGCCCCGCAGCCGAAAAACCTTCCACCTACGGCCTGCAGGCCGGCTTTCTGTTCAGCGGCCAATCCCATGAAACCGTGCCCCGACGCCTGCTGCTGGATAACCGGTTGACGCCACTGGAGCGCAACGCCTGGCAGGTTTTCCGCCTGCTGCTGGACGGCCAGGGCCTGGTCACCCCACGCTACGAAGATCTGCAGCCCTACCTGTCGACAGTGCCCTATGGCGCCACCGCCTCGCGTGAGACCGTGGCGCGCGTGCTGACCATGCTCAGGCTCACCCGCTGGCTCAGCCTGGTGGCGCGTGGGCGTGACCAGGTCAGCGGCCGGATGCAGGGCTCCCTGTATGTGCTGCACGACGAGCCGCTGACGCCCGCCGAGGCGATGGAGCTGGATCAGGAATACCTGGAGCTGGTGGGACGCTGCCTCAGCCATGCCAGCAAAGTCGTGCGCATCGTCGCCCAGCACGTCCTGGAGGAGATCCGCCAGGACGCCGATATCGATCAGGGCCAACTGCCCACGCGGCTGGATACCTGGGTCGAGCGCTGGGCGCGGCAAGGGCTGGACCAACCCGAGGGCCCCTTGCACGAATCCGAACGGGGCTCCGATCACCTCGTTCGGAATCGGACAGAGCCCGGTTCGGATGCCGAACCAGGGCTGCAGCCCCGTATTGACCACGGCGTTCGGCATCCGAACGCGGCCTGTACCGTACTAGAAGCAAGTAGTTGTACCGTACCGCGCGCGAGCCCAGCGGTGGATAACGCTCCCCTGCACTGGCCGGACGCGCTGCAGCTGAGCCCAAACGAGCGGCATGCCGCCACGATCGCGCTGAGCAAGCTCAAGCCGGCAGACCGCCAGGCGGTGCTCAATGAAATCGGTGCCCGCTACGCGGCCGGCGGCATCCGCAAGCCTGCCGCCTACCTGATGGGCCTGATCCAGCGCGCGCTACGCGGCGAGTTTCATCCGTGGGCGGGCCAGGTGACGCTGCAGCCTCCTGTGACCCCGGCCGCGTCCCTCCCGCCACGTCCGCCCCGAACACAGGGCGAACCCATTTCGCCCCTGGCCCAGGCGTGCCTCGACGAGCTGCGCCAGCTGCGTGGCAACCACCCTGGCCGTCAGTAG
- a CDS encoding DUF2857 domain-containing protein, whose product MSLSFNVLNQAMLTQVLHELHQGNLQRCKALGLDEDDIELLQSLPPTTLSRLAHASVSWVEVRIDSPVLRRLIEQAERDEQNERLINRALKLGASSAIMYRCFGLAHSETAMRRRLLRIESRKGRPHQLSEEQEHALWQRWCQLRARDGADDQLDAMMLLAEEQQISLAVVWQQINHYSGGK is encoded by the coding sequence ATGAGCCTATCGTTCAACGTGCTCAACCAGGCCATGCTGACCCAGGTGCTGCACGAGCTGCACCAGGGCAATCTGCAACGCTGCAAGGCCCTGGGCCTGGACGAGGACGATATCGAGCTGCTGCAATCGTTGCCACCCACCACCCTGTCGCGCCTGGCGCATGCCAGCGTGTCCTGGGTCGAGGTCAGGATCGACTCGCCGGTGCTGCGGCGCCTGATCGAGCAGGCCGAGCGTGATGAGCAGAACGAACGGCTGATCAACCGGGCGCTCAAGCTCGGCGCCAGCAGCGCCATCATGTATCGATGCTTCGGCCTGGCCCATTCGGAGACCGCGATGCGCCGGCGCCTGCTGCGGATCGAAAGCCGCAAGGGCCGCCCTCATCAGTTGAGCGAAGAACAGGAACACGCACTCTGGCAACGCTGGTGTCAGCTGCGAGCACGGGACGGCGCGGATGATCAGCTCGATGCCATGATGTTGCTGGCCGAGGAGCAGCAGATCAGCCTGGCCGTGGTCTGGCAGCAGATCAACCACTACAGCGGCGGCAAATGA